GACAAGCTCTTTGAGCATTGCGCCGAGATTGACGAAACAGCACGAAACCGCATGGAGCTGATCGTGCGGTCACTGGCAGAGCAAAACGGCGTGACCGAGCAACTGAAAGCCGAAAACCAAATGGAATGGGTGCGGCAGATGAACGCTTGCAAGGCACAGGCAGAGGAGATTGTGAAAGTGGAATTGATTTA
This genomic stretch from Qingrenia yutianensis harbors:
- a CDS encoding TnpV protein encodes the protein MNITYTQNGDYLIPNIIIRKTKPLGHYGRLRKAYLEMHRPILFNELVLSDKLFEHCAEIDETARNRMELIVRSLAEQNGVTEQLKAENQMEWVRQMNACKAQAEEIVKVELIYD